One Cellulomonas sp. NS3 genomic region harbors:
- a CDS encoding sensor histidine kinase, with translation MTSDVPAPTPAPAPPSGADAPADPATEPSAASAPPTAPTPAPIPAGAPAAGATTAVQGVPAYARPALATPGSTPTAVLTAPAPGGGVRPAGAPAASAPAPTQSVDDDLRVVAPALTGGRELLRAPVSAATWRAVSQATVGLWLLLGASIALVLALGFSIAFAVLVVGIPLLVLTLLVARPLAGLERSRLHAQLGVDIPAPEYRSPVQARLWRRAWGVLTDVRSWAHLAYALLGLGVTVLQALLVWVLGGFALAMVFFPLYVASTDVPVSRVPFLVVVGLVGTWVWPLALQALTLLHVRLARGLLGWPRSAAAVQAARVAAQAAQDRASQAEVRAVQLRETRTRAVGTAEDDRRRIERDLHDGAQQRLVALGVELGVAKRAAAQDPVAAAAALDHAHREVKETLAELRDLVRGIHPAVLTDRGLDAALSALAARCTVPVTVDVPDPASLAAAGPSAQAAAYFVTAEALTNVARHSGARTATVRATVRDSVLRLEVVDGGRGGATARPGSGLDGLRSRVEVLDGTLTLDSPVGGGTRLTVEVPCAS, from the coding sequence ATGACCTCCGACGTCCCCGCGCCGACCCCGGCGCCGGCCCCACCGAGCGGCGCCGACGCGCCCGCGGACCCGGCCACCGAGCCGTCCGCGGCGTCCGCGCCCCCCACCGCCCCGACGCCCGCCCCGATCCCCGCCGGCGCACCTGCTGCGGGCGCGACGACCGCCGTGCAGGGGGTCCCCGCGTACGCACGCCCGGCCCTCGCGACGCCGGGCTCGACCCCGACAGCCGTGCTCACCGCCCCGGCGCCGGGCGGCGGCGTGCGGCCCGCCGGCGCCCCCGCCGCGTCCGCACCGGCCCCCACCCAGAGCGTCGACGACGACCTGCGCGTCGTCGCCCCGGCGCTCACCGGCGGCCGCGAGCTGCTCCGGGCGCCGGTCAGCGCCGCGACGTGGCGCGCCGTGTCGCAGGCGACCGTCGGCCTGTGGCTCCTGCTGGGCGCCTCGATCGCGCTGGTCCTCGCGCTGGGCTTCTCGATCGCGTTCGCGGTGCTCGTCGTCGGCATCCCGCTGCTCGTGCTCACGCTGCTCGTCGCCCGGCCGCTCGCCGGGCTCGAGCGCAGCCGCCTGCACGCCCAGCTCGGCGTCGACATCCCCGCACCGGAGTACCGCAGCCCCGTCCAGGCGCGCCTGTGGCGTCGCGCCTGGGGCGTCCTGACCGACGTCCGGAGCTGGGCCCACCTGGCGTACGCGCTCCTGGGCCTCGGGGTCACCGTCCTGCAGGCCCTGCTGGTCTGGGTGCTCGGCGGGTTCGCGCTCGCGATGGTCTTCTTCCCGCTGTACGTGGCGTCCACGGACGTCCCCGTCAGCCGGGTCCCGTTCCTCGTCGTCGTCGGGCTCGTCGGCACCTGGGTGTGGCCGCTCGCGCTGCAGGCCCTCACGCTGCTGCACGTGCGCCTCGCGCGGGGCCTGCTCGGGTGGCCCCGGAGCGCCGCCGCCGTGCAGGCCGCCCGCGTCGCCGCGCAAGCGGCGCAGGACCGGGCGTCGCAGGCCGAGGTCCGCGCCGTGCAGCTGCGGGAGACCCGCACGCGTGCGGTCGGCACCGCGGAGGACGACCGCCGCCGCATCGAGCGCGACCTGCACGACGGCGCCCAGCAGCGCCTCGTCGCGCTCGGCGTCGAGCTCGGTGTCGCCAAGCGCGCCGCCGCGCAGGACCCGGTGGCCGCCGCCGCGGCGCTCGACCACGCGCACCGCGAGGTCAAGGAGACGCTCGCCGAGCTGCGCGACCTCGTGCGGGGCATCCACCCGGCCGTGCTGACCGACCGCGGGCTCGACGCCGCGCTCTCGGCGCTCGCCGCGCGGTGCACCGTCCCGGTCACGGTCGACGTGCCCGACCCGGCGTCGCTCGCCGCCGCCGGCCCGAGCGCGCAGGCGGCCGCCTACTTCGTGACCGCCGAGGCCCTCACCAACGTCGCCCGGCACTCGGGCGCCCGCACCGCGACCGTCCGTGCCACGGTGCGCGACTCCGTGCTCCGCCTCGAGGTCGTCGACGGCGGCCGCGGCGGCGCGACCGCCCGGCCCGGCAGCGGGCTCGACGGCCTGCGCAGCCGCGTCGAGGTGCTCGACGGCACCCTGACGCTCGACAGCCCCGTCGGCGGCGGCACCCGACTCACCGTGGAGGTGCCGTGCGCATCGTGA
- a CDS encoding response regulator transcription factor: MRIVIAEDSVLLLDGLTRLLEAEGHEVTGHKTADELVAAMSRADALPDLLVTDVRMPPSHTDEGLRAAVHLRSIHKRLPVLVLSQYVEQRYAAELFAGDVRALGYVLKDRVADVDEFLDVVGRVAGGGTVIDPEVVAQLLARGRRAGLDALTARERDVLGLMAEGRSNAAIAERLVIGLGAVEKHVTSILTKLDLAPDGDDHRRVLAVLRWLEHAPTGGDRP; this comes from the coding sequence GTGCGCATCGTGATCGCCGAGGACTCCGTCCTCCTGCTGGACGGCCTGACCCGGCTGCTCGAGGCCGAGGGCCACGAGGTGACCGGCCACAAGACCGCCGACGAGCTCGTCGCCGCGATGAGCCGCGCCGACGCCCTCCCGGACCTGCTCGTGACCGACGTCCGCATGCCGCCGTCGCACACCGACGAGGGCCTGCGCGCCGCGGTCCACCTGCGCAGCATCCACAAGCGGCTCCCGGTGCTGGTCCTCTCGCAGTACGTCGAGCAGCGCTACGCCGCCGAGCTGTTCGCGGGGGACGTGCGCGCTCTCGGCTACGTGCTGAAGGACCGCGTCGCCGACGTCGACGAGTTCCTCGACGTCGTCGGCCGGGTCGCCGGGGGCGGCACCGTGATCGACCCCGAGGTCGTCGCGCAGCTGCTCGCCCGCGGCCGCCGCGCCGGGCTCGACGCCCTCACGGCGCGCGAGCGCGACGTCCTGGGCCTCATGGCGGAGGGCCGCTCGAACGCGGCCATCGCCGAACGTCTCGTGATCGGCCTCGGCGCCGTCGAGAAGCACGTGACATCCATCCTGACCAAGCTCGACCTCGCCCCCGACGGTGACGACCACCGCCGCGTGCTCGCGGTCCTGCGCTGGCTCGAGCACGCACCCACCGGAGGAGACCGACCATGA
- a CDS encoding DUF4097 domain-containing protein has translation MTTHHEPLADTAVLTPEVPGAPHTPDAPPPGGGNPPTGLPPAPSPRGPGARALTWAGGIVGGGLLVLAAFQGSDALAQSTATEQRDFAPADVVELVADGPVDVAVGTGDVEVVARSRSGFVDPVFGGQLEGDRLVVEHRCTGIWFGSCTAGLDVRVPEGTELVVRSSSGSIVASGIVGDVDLSSGDGSVTVDGVDGTVLAVSGSGGVEVHDATGGVEARSSDGHVRVVDAGGDVLAGSGSGGIEVVGVRGKVDARTSDGSVDVRDSGGEVMARSGSGRVAVADAGGRVEAQSSDGSVEVLGADGDALAVSGSGQVSVVGARGRVEARSSDGQVDVSDVTGDATAVSGSGSVTVAGVRGNVEASSSDGPVTVHGTGTPVRLEISTADGQQVVEAATDPSASRSVSIRSGSGTVSYLGPR, from the coding sequence ATGACCACGCACCACGAGCCGCTCGCGGACACCGCGGTCCTCACCCCGGAGGTCCCCGGCGCCCCGCACACGCCCGACGCACCCCCGCCCGGTGGCGGGAACCCGCCGACGGGGCTGCCGCCCGCGCCGTCCCCGCGCGGGCCCGGCGCCCGGGCGCTCACCTGGGCCGGGGGGATCGTCGGCGGAGGGCTGCTGGTGCTCGCGGCGTTCCAGGGGTCCGACGCGCTCGCGCAGAGCACCGCCACGGAGCAGCGCGACTTCGCGCCGGCCGACGTCGTCGAGCTCGTCGCCGACGGCCCCGTCGACGTCGCGGTCGGGACCGGGGACGTCGAGGTCGTGGCGCGCAGCCGCTCGGGGTTCGTCGACCCCGTCTTCGGCGGCCAGCTCGAGGGTGACCGGCTCGTCGTCGAGCACCGGTGCACGGGCATCTGGTTCGGGAGCTGCACCGCGGGCCTCGACGTGCGGGTCCCCGAGGGCACCGAGCTGGTCGTGCGGTCCTCGTCCGGCAGCATCGTGGCGTCCGGGATCGTGGGTGACGTCGACCTGAGCTCGGGGGACGGGAGCGTGACGGTCGACGGTGTCGACGGCACCGTGCTCGCCGTCTCCGGCTCGGGCGGGGTCGAGGTGCACGACGCGACGGGCGGCGTCGAGGCGCGCTCGTCGGACGGGCACGTGCGGGTCGTCGACGCGGGCGGTGACGTCCTCGCCGGCTCCGGGTCCGGCGGCATCGAGGTCGTGGGCGTGCGAGGGAAGGTCGACGCCCGCACCAGCGACGGGTCGGTCGACGTGCGGGACTCGGGCGGCGAGGTCATGGCCCGCTCCGGCAGCGGGCGCGTCGCGGTGGCGGACGCCGGGGGCCGGGTCGAGGCGCAGAGCTCGGACGGGTCCGTCGAGGTGCTCGGCGCGGACGGCGACGCGCTCGCGGTCTCGGGCAGCGGCCAGGTCTCGGTCGTCGGCGCCCGCGGACGGGTCGAGGCCCGCTCGTCCGACGGCCAGGTCGACGTGAGCGACGTCACGGGCGACGCGACGGCCGTGTCCGGCAGCGGCTCGGTCACGGTCGCGGGGGTCCGGGGGAACGTCGAGGCGTCCTCGAGCGACGGCCCCGTGACGGTGCACGGCACGGGCACCCCGGTCCGGCTCGAGATCTCGACCGCCGACGGCCAGCAGGTCGTCGAGGCCGCGACCGACCCGTCGGCGTCGCGCTCGGTGTCGATCCGCTCGGGCAGCGGCACCGTGTCCTACCTCGGGCCGCGCTGA
- a CDS encoding ATP-binding protein, whose protein sequence is MLGTERSHRQVIYLTGAPATGKTTTATLLGGMVDAKVLSYGALLTERTASVASQSELRERSAQVIEERDVKDLDAEIAALIRESTAPCIIDSHAVTKEAWGFRAVPYSHETIRQLGITSIVVLYASPQEIGRRIGSDSQGRPLPDELDLRIHQDLQMNLALTYAHTCHVPAYFVKSEGEPAAVARQVARACGFEDRG, encoded by the coding sequence ATGCTCGGCACCGAGCGCAGTCATCGGCAGGTCATCTACCTCACCGGTGCTCCTGCCACGGGCAAGACGACTACTGCAACCCTGTTGGGGGGAATGGTCGACGCAAAGGTTCTCAGCTATGGCGCACTGCTGACCGAGCGAACGGCGAGCGTGGCGTCGCAGAGCGAACTCAGGGAACGCTCGGCCCAAGTCATCGAAGAGCGCGATGTGAAGGACCTAGACGCTGAGATTGCGGCGCTCATTCGCGAATCTACGGCACCATGCATCATCGACTCGCACGCCGTGACGAAGGAAGCGTGGGGGTTCAGAGCCGTACCGTACAGCCACGAGACGATCAGGCAGCTGGGCATTACGTCGATTGTCGTACTCTACGCCTCACCGCAGGAGATTGGGCGGCGGATTGGCAGCGACTCGCAAGGGCGGCCTCTCCCCGACGAGCTCGACCTTCGGATTCACCAGGACCTGCAGATGAACTTGGCGCTAACGTACGCGCACACATGCCATGTACCGGCGTACTTCGTGAAGTCGGAGGGAGAGCCCGCGGCGGTGGCCAGGCAAGTGGCCAGGGCCTGTGGTTTCGAGGATCGGGGTTGA
- a CDS encoding bis-aminopropyl spermidine synthase family protein has product MTTNGEIDLKAAVNAISDVITNRPRPLREFDQIHMKAGDMVMQAEFVARWAAGKRLVFIGDGDAISVCVAYLCERGIFPYGPTQILVLDFDERVIGAVKRFADKERIPTLDATLYNCIDELPPLSDFDAFYTNPPWGASNGGTSVHLFAYRGMQATNFAGEGLVVIADDEELDWAQAVLGATQRFASDQGFYVKRMTPQLHAYHLDDAPDLLSCNLVFRALPRSARPESQPLVVDAALLENFYGAGKAPRVHYVRELKRLDYGKAHQDEYRLELLDG; this is encoded by the coding sequence TTGACCACTAACGGCGAGATCGACCTCAAGGCGGCAGTGAACGCTATTTCTGACGTGATCACGAATCGCCCGCGCCCGCTGCGCGAATTCGACCAAATTCACATGAAGGCCGGCGACATGGTGATGCAGGCCGAGTTCGTTGCACGGTGGGCGGCGGGCAAGCGGCTCGTCTTCATTGGGGACGGAGATGCGATCAGCGTCTGCGTGGCCTACCTGTGTGAGCGAGGCATTTTTCCCTACGGCCCCACGCAGATACTGGTGCTCGATTTCGACGAGCGCGTGATCGGGGCTGTGAAAAGATTTGCGGATAAGGAAAGAATACCGACGCTCGATGCAACCCTCTACAACTGTATTGACGAGCTCCCGCCGTTGAGCGACTTTGACGCCTTCTACACGAACCCGCCGTGGGGTGCGAGCAACGGTGGTACCAGCGTTCACTTGTTTGCGTACCGCGGGATGCAAGCGACAAACTTCGCCGGGGAAGGACTCGTCGTCATAGCCGACGACGAGGAGTTGGATTGGGCGCAGGCTGTCCTCGGTGCGACCCAGCGGTTCGCGTCGGACCAAGGATTTTATGTGAAGCGTATGACGCCTCAACTGCATGCCTACCACTTGGACGACGCGCCCGACCTACTTTCTTGCAATCTGGTGTTTCGCGCCTTGCCGCGCTCGGCGCGCCCGGAGTCGCAGCCGCTGGTGGTGGATGCCGCGTTGCTCGAGAACTTCTACGGTGCCGGAAAGGCGCCGCGCGTACACTACGTGCGTGAACTGAAGCGGCTCGACTACGGTAAGGCCCACCAGGACGAGTACAGGTTGGAGTTGCTTGATGGGTAG